The DNA segment TTGATTACCCGGGTATAACCACCTGGTCGATCTTTCGCCTTTGGACCTACTTCAGCAAATAAAGCTTTTACTGTTTCTTTATCCTGAAGACTAGAAAAAACTTCTTTCCTGTTTAGGTGATTATCTTCTTTAGCTCGCGTTATTAATGGCTCAATAAATCTACGAAGTTCTTTCGCTTTAGCTACGGTAGTAACAATTCGGTGCTCTCTAACAAGAGCAGTTGCTAATGCCCTCATCGTTGCTCTTCTATGAGCAGCGGTACGGCTTAGTTTTCTACCTTTTACTTTGTGGCGCATGATTTAATTTCCTTTCTTAGTCTAAATACTTGGATACATCCATACCAAATTGAAGATTCTTTTCTTCAATTACTTCAATCAGCTCGGTAAGAGATTTCTTTCCAAAGTTTCTGAATTTCAATAGGTCTTGCTCATCTCTTGCAACTAGTTCACCAATTGAATTGATGTTTGCAGATTTCAAGCAGTTGTATGCACGAACACTCAAGTTCAAGTCTTCAATACTTGTTCGGAGTAGGTTGGCAATTCTTTGCTTCTCAGCATCTACTTCTTCCTCTTCCTGAGTGAATGGTTCTTCAATCTTCTCAGTGATGAACTTCTCAATGTGCTCTTTAAGAATTTTACCAGCAAGCGTTAATGCTTCTTTAGCATTTACTGAGCCATCAGTTTCAACATCCATTACAAGCTTTTCGTAGTCAGTTCTTTGCCCAACACGAACGTTCTCTACATTGAACTTTACAGACTTGATAGGAGTATAGATTGCATCGATAGCAATAAGGTTTACATCTTCTTCATCAAAAGAAATTTCCTCTGCAGGAACATATCCTCTTCCACGACCTACACGAAGTTCGATCTCGAGCTCAGCATCATCAGCAAGATTAGCTATTACATGGTCAGTGTTTAGTACTTCGTACTCAGCAGTAGCATTATCAATGTCACCTGCAGTAAGTGTGCCACTACCTTTCTTGCTTATGTGAATTACTCCACCGCTTTGCTCAACTTGCTTGAAGCGTACTTGCTTGAAGTTTAAGATGATTTCATAAACATCTTCCTTTACTCCTTTAATACTGGAATACTCATGATCAACGCCATTAATTTTTACAGCATTGATAGCAATACCCGGAAGAGAAGAAAGAAGTACTCTTCGAAATGAATTTCCGATCGTAACACCAAATCCTCTCTCTAGTGGTTGAAGAACAAATGTACCGAAGTTGTCATCATCTTTAACAACATCGAGGCTTTCTGGCATTTGAATACTATAGTTACTCATAGTGATACGGTAAACTTTTAAAATTACTTAGAATAAAGCTCAACAATAAGCTGAACATTGATGTTTTCTGGAATCTCTTCCATTGTGGGCTCATAAAGGAATTTCCCGGAAGTTGATTTAGCATCTACTTCAACCCACTTGTATTTATTGCGAGGAGCACTGCTCAATGAATCCTGCACCAACTCAAGGTTTCTTGATTTTGGACGAAGTGAAATAATATCACCAGGCTTCACTGCATATGAAGGAATATTCACTGTACTACCATTTACTACAATGTGCTTATGTGAAACAAGCTGTCTCGCCTGACGACGAGTTTTCGTGAATCCCATTCTGAATACAGTATTATCTAATCTTGATTCCAGAGACTGAAGCAATACCTCACCAGTTACACCATCCTTTGCACTTGCTGCTTCATACAGATTACGGAATTGCTTCTCTAAAAGTCCGTATGTGTATTTTGCCTTTTGCTTTTCTTCTAGTTGAACAGCGTATTCTGATTTTCTTTGGAATCTTGATCGGCCATGCTGACCTGGGCCATAAGGCTTTCTTTCAAGAGCTTTACTAGCTCCAAAAATTGGTTCTTTAAACCTTCTAGCCTTTTTCTGTTTTGGTCCTCTATATCTTGCCATGTGTTATTACAATAACTAATTAAACTCTTCTTCTTTTTGGTGGGCGACATCCGTTATGCGGGATTGGAGTCTTGTCTACAATAGAAGAGATCTCTAATCCAACATTTGCCATTGCCCGAACAGCTGCTTCTCTACCAGAACCAGGTCCTTTTACAAATACTTCCACTTTTCTTAGCCCCATATCATGGGCAGCTCTGGCAGCAGTTTCAGCACTTAGCTGAGCTGCATACGGTGTATTTTTTCTTGAGCCTTTAAATCCTTCTTTACCAGCAGAAGACCAGGAAAGTACATTTCCGTTAGCATCTGTAATGGTAACAATCACATTATTGAAAGTAGCCTTTACAAAAGCCATCCCATTAGGATCACTAACCTGCTTTTTCTTTTTTCTTTTAGCTGCTGCAGCTGAGCTTGCTTGCTTCTTAGCCATAATTACTTGTCAATTAAAATTACTTAGTAGCTTTCTTCTTATTGGCAACGGTTCGCTTTTTACCCTTACGAGTACGCGCGTTTGTCTGAGTTCTTTGACCTCGAACAGGAAGCCCTTTACGATGCCTTACTCCTCTATAACTGCCGATCTCTATAAGTCGACGAATGTTTCCATTCACTTCACTTCGTAGAGCACCTTCCACTTTATATTCTTCATCAATCATCGTACGGATAGCACTCACTTGCTCATCAGTCCAATCCTGTACTTTAATGTTCTCATCAATCTCAAGTGATGATAGAATATTATGAGACTGAGAACGCCCAATCCCATGTATATAAGTAAGGCCTATTAGCCCTCTTTTTTGTTTTGGTAAATCAATTCCTGCGATTCGTGCCATATATACTTATGCAATTATCCCTGTCGCTGCTTGTGGCGAGGGTTTTTCTTATTGATTACATACAAACGACCTTTTCGTCTTACAATCTTGTCGTCTGAGCTTCTTTTTTTAACCGAAGATCTTGTTTTCATGTCTACAGTAGTTATTTGTATCGATAGGTAATTCGTCCTTTACTCAAATCGTAAGGAGACATCTCAACAGCTACTTTATCTCCGGGAAGAATTTTGATGTAGTACATCCTCATCTTTCCAGAAACATGAGCAAGTAATTCATGCCCATTTTCCAGCTGCACTCTGAATTGTGCATTTGGAAGTGCTTCTAAGATTTCACCATCCTGTTTGATCGGCTCTTGTTTAGCCATATTGAATTACATTATCTTGATTTTTCGACAGCTCGGCAATATAGTCAAAAGTACTGAGAATTTCAGCACTTCCTTCCCTCACTACAATATCATGTTCGAAGTGAGCAGAAACTTTACCATCGGCCGTTACTACCGTCCAACCATCTTTCAACGTTTTTACTTTCCACGAACCCATATTTATCATGGGCTCAATCGCAAGGGTCATACCTGAACGCAGGCGCTCCCCTTTTCCTTTTCTTCCGTAATTGGGAACTGATGGATCTTCATGTAATGATTTTCCTAATCCGTGCCCAACTAAATCCTTTACAACTCCAAACCCTTCTTTCTCGCAATGGCTCTGGATGGAACTTCCTATATCTCCCATCCTATTACCATGTACTGCATGCTCAATCCCGAGATAGAGTGATTCAAGAGTAGTACGCAATAAATTCAGTACCTCATCATCACAATCTCCAACCGCAAAAGTAAACGCGTGATCACCGAAGTAACCATCTTTTTCTACTCCACAGTCAACAGAGACTACATCTCCTTCGTTAAGCACGCGATCTCCCGGAATTCCATGTACAACTT comes from the Balneola sp. genome and includes:
- a CDS encoding 50S ribosomal protein L36, translating into MKTRSSVKKRSSDDKIVRRKGRLYVINKKNPRHKQRQG
- a CDS encoding 30S ribosomal protein S4, encoding MARYRGPKQKKARRFKEPIFGASKALERKPYGPGQHGRSRFQRKSEYAVQLEEKQKAKYTYGLLEKQFRNLYEAASAKDGVTGEVLLQSLESRLDNTVFRMGFTKTRRQARQLVSHKHIVVNGSTVNIPSYAVKPGDIISLRPKSRNLELVQDSLSSAPRNKYKWVEVDAKSTSGKFLYEPTMEEIPENINVQLIVELYSK
- a CDS encoding translation initiation factor IF-1 codes for the protein MAKQEPIKQDGEILEALPNAQFRVQLENGHELLAHVSGKMRMYYIKILPGDKVAVEMSPYDLSKGRITYRYK
- a CDS encoding 30S ribosomal protein S11: MAKKQASSAAAAKRKKKKQVSDPNGMAFVKATFNNVIVTITDANGNVLSWSSAGKEGFKGSRKNTPYAAQLSAETAARAAHDMGLRKVEVFVKGPGSGREAAVRAMANVGLEISSIVDKTPIPHNGCRPPKRRRV
- the map gene encoding type I methionyl aminopeptidase, producing the protein MIYLKSESEIDKMRESAQLVSRTLGQVGKYIEPGVTTGKLDRIAEDYIKANNARPAFKGYGPSNNPFPGTLCISVNEEVVHGIPGDRVLNEGDVVSVDCGVEKDGYFGDHAFTFAVGDCDDEVLNLLRTTLESLYLGIEHAVHGNRMGDIGSSIQSHCEKEGFGVVKDLVGHGLGKSLHEDPSVPNYGRKGKGERLRSGMTLAIEPMINMGSWKVKTLKDGWTVVTADGKVSAHFEHDIVVREGSAEILSTFDYIAELSKNQDNVIQYG
- a CDS encoding 30S ribosomal protein S13 → MARIAGIDLPKQKRGLIGLTYIHGIGRSQSHNILSSLEIDENIKVQDWTDEQVSAIRTMIDEEYKVEGALRSEVNGNIRRLIEIGSYRGVRHRKGLPVRGQRTQTNARTRKGKKRTVANKKKATK
- a CDS encoding DNA-directed RNA polymerase subunit alpha → MSNYSIQMPESLDVVKDDDNFGTFVLQPLERGFGVTIGNSFRRVLLSSLPGIAINAVKINGVDHEYSSIKGVKEDVYEIILNFKQVRFKQVEQSGGVIHISKKGSGTLTAGDIDNATAEYEVLNTDHVIANLADDAELEIELRVGRGRGYVPAEEISFDEEDVNLIAIDAIYTPIKSVKFNVENVRVGQRTDYEKLVMDVETDGSVNAKEALTLAGKILKEHIEKFITEKIEEPFTQEEEEVDAEKQRIANLLRTSIEDLNLSVRAYNCLKSANINSIGELVARDEQDLLKFRNFGKKSLTELIEVIEEKNLQFGMDVSKYLD